Below is a window of bacterium DNA.
GCAGAAGATCACCGACGAGCACACGAAGAAGATCGAGGATCTGGCCAAGGCCAAGGAAAAGGAACTGATGGAGTTCTGATCCGGCCGACGGCTGTCGTTTTGCGCGAGGGCGTCCCGAACGGGGCGCCCTCGCTTCGTTTCGGGCGACGCGGCGCGCGAAGCGGCGGCGCTAGAATGGCCCCCTCGCGGAGGGACGATGAGGGAAGAATTCGCGGCGGCGGTCGTGCTCGCCGCCGGATCGGGGACGCGCCTCGGCTTCGGCTATCCCAAGGCGCTCGTCGAGGTCGGCGGCCGCCCGCTCGTGCGCCGCTCGCTCGAGGCGCTCGCGGCGGCGCGGGGCGTCGGCGCGGCGGTCGTCGTCGTCCCCCCGGGGGACGACGGCGCGCGGGTCGCCGCGGCCGCGGCGGGGCCGCTGCGCTTCGCGGACGGATCGTCGGCCGAGCCGATTGTCGTCGTCGGCGGCGCGCGGCGCCGCGATTCGGTGCTGAACGGCGCGCGGGCCGCCGAAGGGGCGGCGCACGTGCTGGTCCACGACGCGGCGCGGGCCCTCGCGACTCCCGCGCTGGCGGAGCGCGTCCTCGAGGCGGCGCGCGTTCACGGCGCGGCGATCCCCGCGGCGCCGGTTCCCGACACGCTGGTCCGCGACGACGGCGGGTTCGTCGGCGACGAAGTGCCGCGCGCCGGCGTCCACGCCGTGCAGACGCCGCAGGGGTTCGAGCGCGCGCTGCTGCTCGCCGCCCACGAGGCGGCCGATCCGGCGTGGGACGCGCCGGACGACGGGACGGTCGCGCGCCGCTTCGGGCGGCGCGTCGCGCTCGTGCCGGGCGATCCGGAGAACCTCAAGATCACCTATCCGGGAGACCTCGCCCGCGCCGAGGCGATCCTCGCCGCGCGGGGGGAGACGACGATGGCCGCGACCCGCACCGGGATCGGCTGGGACGTTCATCCGTTCGCCGCGGGACGGCCCACCGTGCTCGCCGGCGTCGTGCTCGCGGAGGAGTTCGGCCCGGTCGGCCACTCCGACGGGGACGCGCTCAGCCACGCGGTCTGCGACGCGCTGCTCGGCGCCGCCGCCGCGGGGGACATCGGGACGCTCTTCCCCGACACCGATCCGCGCTGGAAGGGCGCGCCGGGCCCCGATCTCGTGCGGCGCACCGTCGCCTTCCTCGCCGAGCGCGGCTTCGCGCCGCTGCAGGTGGACGCGGTCGTCGTCTGCGACGCGCCGAAGATCGGGCCGCGGCGCGACGAGGTGCGGGCCGCGCTGGCCGCGGCGCTCGGGATTCCGGCGGACAACGTCGGCCTCAAAGGAAAACGGACCGAAGGGCTCGGCGGGCTCGCGGGCGGGAAGGGGATCGCCTGCCACGCCGTCGCCGTCGTCGCGCCGCGCGCCCCCGCGCCCCGCTGAGTCTCTTCCGCGCCGCGCGCCGCGACGCCGCGCTGACGCGGCGGTCAGTCGGACGATTCGTCGCGCAGCGCGTCGAGCGTCGCGCGGCCGACGCCGTTGACCGCGCCGTACTTCTCGAGGTGGATCGCCCGCGCCAGACGCCGCGCGAACGCGCGGTCGAACGGGCCGCGCGTCCCCGGCGCCGCGCGGAAGAAGAGGCGCATCGGAATCGGCGCAGGCCCGGCGATCGGCGGCTGGACGTACGGTCCGGGCAGCGCCGCCCCGCCTTGGCGCGCGAAGAACGCCGTCCTCGCGGCGAGGCTGCCGCGGGCCGCGCCCGAGGCGTCCTCTCGCTCGTCCACTTCCCACACCAGCCCGAGCGGCGTCCGCTTCCCGGCGCGGAGGCGCTCCGCGCCGCGCCGCCACGTCTCCTCGAAGAGCGCCCGCCCGATTCCCCATCCGCGCGAGGCCGGATCGACGGCGAGGTAGACGAGAAAGACCGCCGCCGGGTCGCGCAGCAGGTGGGCGAGGGCGAGGCCGCCCGTGCGTTCGCCGCGCCGCGCCCGCAGGGCCAGCCCGACGCCGAGTTCCAGCGAGCGGACGACGACCGCGCGCGGCTCCCGCTCGTCGGCGGGGAATGCGGCGTCGTAGAGACGCCACAGCCCGTCGTCGGCGGCGAGGGCCGCCGCGTCGAGCGTCTCGATTTCAACGGGGGAAGCGGCGCCGGCCGCGTCGTCGTTCATCGCCCCGATTCTCGCCGACCGCGCCGCCCGCCGCACCCCGGCGCGCGCGGGCCGGCGCGCGGCCCGCGACGGCCGCCCCGCCGTCCGGCAAGCGCCGAATCGCCGCGCTTGCTATCGTGGAGCCCCTCAGGGAGTTGAGCCATGACGGTCCGGGTTCGTTTCGCCCCTTCGCCGACAGGGGAGCTGCATCTCGGCGGCGCCCGCACGGCGCTCGTCAACGCATTGTTCGCCCGCAAGACGGGCGGCGTCTTCGTCCTGCGGATCGAGGACACCGACCTCGAACGGAACGTGCCCGGGGCCGAAGACCGCCTCGAGGCCGACCTCGCCTGGCTCGGCATCGTGCCCGACGAGAGCCCGCGGCTCGGCGGCCCGTTCCCGCCGTACCGGCAGAGCGAGCGCACGGAACGGCAGATGGCGGCCTTCGAGCAGGCGAAGGCGGCCGGCCGCGTCTACCCCTGCTTCTGCCCCGCCGGAGCGCAGGCCGAGCACGGCTGCCCCGGCGGCTGCGGCGAGCTCGGCGAGGCCGAGGCCGCCCGCCGGATCGCCGCCGGCGAGCGACCCGCCTGGCGCTTCCGCCTGCTCGACGACGACCGCGCGGTGGACGACCTGCTTCACGGCCACGTCGACTTCGCCGGCGCGCCGGCGCCCGATCCGGTCGTGCTGCGTCCGGACGGCCGGTTCAACTTCCTCTTCGCCAGCGTCGTGGACGACTCGGACCAGAAGATCACCCACGTCGTGCGCGGCGACGACCACCTGCCGAACGCGTGGAAGCAGGCGCAGATGCTCAAGGCGCTGGGGCGCGAGGTCCCGCGCTACGCCCACCTGCCGCTGATCCTCGGGGCCGACCGGACGCCGCTCTCGAAGCGTCACGGGCACTCCTCGGTCGGCGCCGTGCGCGACGCGGGATATCCCCCCGAGGCGATCGTGCTGGCCCTCGCCCACCTCGGCGCGACGCCGCCCGAGGTCGAGCCGGGAACCGACCCTTGGCCGCGGCTCGTCGCGTCGTTCGAGCTCGAGCGGCTCAACACCTCGGCCGCGGTCCACGACCAACCGCGGCTCGAGCACCTCTCCGCGGCGTGGCTGCGGGCGTTGCCGGCGGACGAGTTGGCGCGCCGCGCGCGCGGCCGCGCCGACCGCGACGCGTTCCTCGCCGCTCCCGACGCCGATCCCGAATGGTGGCCGGAACTGCTGGCGCTCTGCTGCCTTTCGCAAACGACGATCGCCGCGGCGATCGAGCTCGCGGCGCGCCTCGCCGGGTGGCCCGGGGGCTGGCCGGAGGGGGAGGAGGGGCCGGCGCCCGCCGTGCTCGACGCGTGGCTCGCGGCGTGGCCGGAGGCCGGGCTCGGCCCGGACCAAATCAACGAGATCGCGCGAAAGGTGACGGCCGAAACGGGCGCGAAGCGCGCCGCGCTGTACCATCCCCTGCGCTTGGCGCTGACGGGGAGCGGTGACGGGCCGGCCTTGGCGAAACTGGCGCCTCTGTTCGACCGCGCCGCTTCCGCCGGGGGGGCGCGCGTCGCCGTCGCTTCCTGCCGGGAGCGTCTCGCGAGGGCACGTCGATGAAGCATGGGCAGCGAGGACACAGCGGACCGCGCCGCGACCGGCCGTGGGAGAAGATGAAGGGCCGCGAGCGCCGCGGGGACGAAGCGCCTCGCGAAGGCGAGGGCGGCGGCCGTCCTTTCGGCGGCCCGCGCCGCGACGACAATCGTCCGCAGGGCGCGCGTCCGTACGCCGGCCCGCGCCGCGACGGCGACCGTCCGCAGGGCGCGCGTCCGTACGGCGGGCCGAGCCGCGACGGCGAGCGCCCGCAGGGCCCGCGTCCTTACGGCGGGCCGCGC
It encodes the following:
- a CDS encoding glutamate--tRNA ligase, with amino-acid sequence MTVRVRFAPSPTGELHLGGARTALVNALFARKTGGVFVLRIEDTDLERNVPGAEDRLEADLAWLGIVPDESPRLGGPFPPYRQSERTERQMAAFEQAKAAGRVYPCFCPAGAQAEHGCPGGCGELGEAEAARRIAAGERPAWRFRLLDDDRAVDDLLHGHVDFAGAPAPDPVVLRPDGRFNFLFASVVDDSDQKITHVVRGDDHLPNAWKQAQMLKALGREVPRYAHLPLILGADRTPLSKRHGHSSVGAVRDAGYPPEAIVLALAHLGATPPEVEPGTDPWPRLVASFELERLNTSAAVHDQPRLEHLSAAWLRALPADELARRARGRADRDAFLAAPDADPEWWPELLALCCLSQTTIAAAIELAARLAGWPGGWPEGEEGPAPAVLDAWLAAWPEAGLGPDQINEIARKVTAETGAKRAALYHPLRLALTGSGDGPALAKLAPLFDRAASAGGARVAVASCRERLARARR
- the ispD gene encoding 2-C-methyl-D-erythritol 4-phosphate cytidylyltransferase — its product is MREEFAAAVVLAAGSGTRLGFGYPKALVEVGGRPLVRRSLEALAAARGVGAAVVVVPPGDDGARVAAAAAGPLRFADGSSAEPIVVVGGARRRDSVLNGARAAEGAAHVLVHDAARALATPALAERVLEAARVHGAAIPAAPVPDTLVRDDGGFVGDEVPRAGVHAVQTPQGFERALLLAAHEAADPAWDAPDDGTVARRFGRRVALVPGDPENLKITYPGDLARAEAILAARGETTMAATRTGIGWDVHPFAAGRPTVLAGVVLAEEFGPVGHSDGDALSHAVCDALLGAAAAGDIGTLFPDTDPRWKGAPGPDLVRRTVAFLAERGFAPLQVDAVVVCDAPKIGPRRDEVRAALAAALGIPADNVGLKGKRTEGLGGLAGGKGIACHAVAVVAPRAPAPR